The following proteins come from a genomic window of Galactobacillus timonensis:
- a CDS encoding ABC transporter permease: MGKYIRNRLLIMVILLLGMTFIVFASLYIAPGDPAELAAGPSATTAEVEAMRSYLGLNQPFLVQYGRYLWNLLHGNLGTSYLTRQPIVDELAVRLPNTLNLAVFSMLLACIVGIPLGIISALHKDTWIDNLLTTLSLIGISTPSFWLGTLLIIGFCVKLGWFPTGGMDHPFWTAIGLRQVFLPGLSLSLQVMASFVRIGRSSMLDVLGSDYIRTAKSKGLSQRKITWVHALRNALIPLLTQMGTSFGGLLGGAIVTEQVFAINGIGTYLMNAISQRNYVVVQSTVLVIAFMFVVVNLIVDLLYVVVDPRIKYE, translated from the coding sequence ATGGGAAAGTATATTCGAAATCGTTTACTGATAATGGTCATTCTTTTACTGGGAATGACATTTATCGTCTTTGCCAGCCTGTACATTGCGCCAGGAGATCCGGCAGAACTTGCGGCCGGTCCCTCCGCAACAACAGCAGAAGTTGAGGCGATGCGCAGCTATCTCGGGCTCAATCAGCCGTTCCTTGTTCAGTATGGAAGATACCTTTGGAATCTTCTTCATGGAAATCTGGGTACCTCCTACTTAACGCGGCAGCCGATTGTCGATGAGCTGGCAGTCCGGCTTCCCAATACGCTGAATCTTGCCGTCTTCAGCATGTTGCTGGCGTGCATCGTTGGTATCCCGCTGGGAATTATCTCTGCTCTGCATAAAGATACCTGGATCGATAACCTGCTCACAACGTTATCTTTGATCGGCATCAGTACACCAAGCTTCTGGCTCGGCACCCTGTTGATTATCGGTTTCTGCGTCAAACTTGGCTGGTTTCCAACCGGCGGTATGGACCATCCCTTCTGGACAGCGATCGGGTTACGGCAGGTGTTTCTGCCTGGTCTCAGTCTCTCACTGCAGGTTATGGCATCTTTTGTTCGGATCGGACGTTCCAGCATGCTCGATGTGCTTGGCTCTGACTACATTCGTACCGCTAAATCAAAAGGCCTGAGCCAGCGCAAGATTACTTGGGTACATGCCCTGCGCAATGCTCTGATTCCGCTATTGACACAGATGGGAACCAGCTTCGGCGGCCTGCTGGGTGGAGCCATTGTGACGGAACAGGTGTTCGCTATCAACGGTATCGGAACCTATCTGATGAATGCAATTTCACAGCGCAACTATGTTGTGGTTCAGTCGACAGTTCTTGTGATTGCCTTCATGTTTGTCGTCGTTAATCTGATCGTGGACCTTCTCTATGTCGTTGTCGATCCGCGTATCAAGTATGAATGA
- the mutL gene encoding DNA mismatch repair endonuclease MutL has translation MGRIHQLDAQTANMIAAGEVVERPRGVAKELIENAIDAGSTQIVISAVKGGCEKLTVRDNGCGMDASDATACFGRHATSKIHSQNDLWNIHTMGFRGEALPSIASVSRVTLVTSDGNDCTRTVIEYGKLVKAEPYPCDQGTEISVEGLFYRTPARLKHLRSAAYETSLIQDLVMRFAMGHPDISFVMQSDGRETFRTSGDGNLQEVLFQCWGREPAENSLELKASDYDYTISGYIIKPTVTRASRNFMQIFLNGRMVHTFRLYSAVQEGYGGYLPADRYPMAVLDVEMDPHLVDVNVHPSKWEVRLSKENQLEYLLQDSIRATLENNHLEKAAHTQRTAKMPSYYAQTSMDLSGTTVEENQERTVPEEPSVDVQGEKSVETLEAGPVHEPAPQPLNTYSGMEHPAVPDGSNTETPAAPSEPEEERSLLPDIVLLGQLRDRWLIGTCEKGIALIDPRRAQARILYEQACQRLSLPGAMMELLVPATVQCGDAMVQRLEDLNHFSAPMGIVFEAFGHDTLRIRQVPVWMKDMNINQIGTDLIDAFQDEKLSVTDARDSLARRLAYGGAMNNGKKLSMDEMKELLRGLNECRNPWNDPAGRPVLVILDARDVAREFGS, from the coding sequence ATGGGACGGATTCATCAGCTTGATGCACAGACGGCAAATATGATCGCTGCGGGCGAGGTCGTGGAGCGGCCGCGCGGCGTTGCCAAGGAACTCATTGAAAATGCGATCGATGCGGGCAGTACGCAGATTGTCATTTCGGCTGTCAAGGGCGGCTGCGAGAAGCTGACGGTCCGCGATAACGGATGCGGAATGGATGCCTCGGATGCGACGGCGTGCTTCGGCCGCCACGCTACGAGCAAGATCCATTCGCAGAATGATCTCTGGAACATTCATACGATGGGCTTCCGCGGGGAGGCGCTGCCTTCGATCGCTTCGGTTTCCAGGGTGACACTTGTCACGAGCGATGGCAATGACTGTACCAGGACAGTCATTGAATATGGAAAGCTGGTCAAGGCGGAGCCGTACCCCTGCGATCAGGGGACCGAGATCAGCGTCGAAGGTCTGTTCTACCGGACGCCTGCGCGTCTCAAGCATCTGCGCAGCGCGGCCTACGAAACATCATTGATTCAGGATCTTGTCATGCGCTTTGCGATGGGACATCCGGATATTTCCTTTGTGATGCAGAGCGATGGACGTGAGACGTTCCGTACAAGCGGCGATGGCAATCTGCAGGAAGTACTGTTTCAGTGCTGGGGCAGAGAGCCGGCGGAAAATTCACTGGAGCTCAAGGCTTCGGATTATGACTACACCATCAGCGGCTATATCATTAAGCCGACTGTTACAAGAGCGTCCCGGAATTTCATGCAGATATTCCTGAACGGCCGCATGGTCCATACGTTCCGTCTTTACTCCGCCGTCCAGGAAGGCTATGGCGGGTATCTCCCTGCGGATCGATACCCGATGGCGGTGCTGGATGTGGAGATGGATCCGCATCTGGTTGATGTGAACGTTCATCCAAGCAAGTGGGAAGTACGGCTGTCAAAGGAGAATCAGCTCGAGTATCTGCTGCAGGACAGCATCCGTGCGACGCTGGAGAACAATCATCTTGAGAAGGCAGCTCATACGCAGCGTACGGCAAAGATGCCGTCCTACTATGCACAGACTTCCATGGATCTGAGCGGTACGACAGTGGAGGAGAATCAGGAACGGACGGTTCCTGAGGAACCATCCGTAGATGTTCAGGGTGAGAAAAGTGTGGAGACGTTGGAAGCTGGCCCTGTACACGAACCGGCACCACAACCCTTAAACACCTACAGCGGGATGGAACATCCGGCTGTTCCTGATGGATCGAACACAGAGACTCCTGCTGCTCCTTCCGAACCTGAGGAGGAACGCAGTCTTCTTCCCGATATTGTGCTGCTTGGTCAGCTGCGGGACAGGTGGCTGATCGGTACCTGTGAAAAGGGCATTGCGCTGATTGATCCGCGGCGTGCACAGGCGCGCATTCTGTATGAACAGGCGTGTCAGCGTCTCTCGCTTCCGGGGGCGATGATGGAGCTGCTGGTTCCTGCGACGGTGCAGTGTGGGGATGCGATGGTGCAGCGGCTGGAGGATCTGAATCATTTCAGTGCGCCGATGGGCATCGTGTTTGAGGCGTTCGGGCATGATACGCTGCGGATCCGTCAGGTTCCGGTATGGATGAAGGATATGAATATCAATCAGATCGGTACGGATCTGATCGATGCGTTTCAGGATGAGAAACTTTCGGTCACAGATGCGCGTGACTCGCTGGCCCGGCGTCTTGCGTATGGCGGTGCGATGAACAACGGGAAGAAGCTTTCAATGGATGAGATGAAGGAGCTTCTTCGCGGGCTGAACGAATGCCGCAATCCGTGGAACGATCCGGCGGGCAGACCGGTGCTGGTTATTCTCGATGCGCGTGATGTGGCGCGGGAGTTTGGATCGTGA
- a CDS encoding IMPACT family protein: MRLKEEYRTETSIEKSRFIACLSPCKDEEEARQYIASIRREFPDATHVCSAYRIGPLAHSSDNGEPAGTAGRPMLERLIHADLDQVCACVVRYFGGIKLGTGGLVRAYGGIVQKAIGEAPMASEQTVALYTVSYPYELSGSFAAWLRTNSEILDTDYSDTVNVLVSVTDPAFVNNAQAASKGKAQVTFLRNETRLISIH; encoded by the coding sequence ATGCGTCTGAAAGAAGAATATCGAACCGAAACCTCAATTGAAAAATCGCGTTTCATCGCCTGCCTTTCGCCCTGCAAAGACGAAGAGGAAGCGCGCCAGTATATCGCATCCATCCGCAGAGAATTTCCCGACGCCACCCATGTATGTTCCGCCTACCGCATCGGCCCCCTGGCCCACTCCAGCGACAATGGCGAACCGGCCGGAACCGCGGGACGTCCCATGCTCGAACGCCTCATCCACGCCGATCTCGATCAGGTATGCGCCTGCGTCGTACGGTACTTCGGCGGAATCAAGCTCGGTACCGGCGGACTGGTACGCGCCTATGGCGGCATCGTTCAAAAAGCCATTGGCGAAGCACCCATGGCCAGCGAACAAACCGTCGCCCTCTACACCGTTTCCTATCCCTATGAACTTTCCGGCAGCTTCGCCGCCTGGCTGCGTACAAACAGCGAGATTCTCGATACCGATTACAGCGACACGGTCAATGTCCTTGTGTCCGTTACCGATCCCGCCTTTGTAAATAACGCCCAGGCCGCCTCCAAAGGAAAAGCGCAGGTAACTTTCCTGCGCAATGAAACACGTCTCATCTCCATCCATTAA
- the miaA gene encoding tRNA (adenosine(37)-N6)-dimethylallyltransferase MiaA produces the protein MKKVLVIAGPTASGKSGFGIECARRFDGEIISGDSIQVYRGFDIGSGKIQKAEMQGVEHHLLSFLSPDEPYSVYDFQKQARAAIDDVSSRSHLPIIVGGTGLYLKACLYDYDFSSEGTDDLPPADPQLEEKTTEELYEMLRESDPVQAQIIHPHNRRRILRSLTIQKRTGQRQSDLVASQDHRMIYDAMIVGCTMERELLYARINARVHAMFEAGLKEEVDRLLAGGVDFSMPAMRGIGYQEFRGYYEGQMTLDEVEAKIQMDSRHYAKKQYTWLRHQMPVHWFNPLSEEDLRQTLEEIDRWKEKQDEVNA, from the coding sequence GTGAAAAAGGTGCTGGTCATTGCAGGGCCGACGGCGTCGGGCAAAAGTGGCTTCGGCATCGAATGCGCCAGGCGCTTTGACGGTGAGATCATCAGCGGCGACAGCATTCAGGTGTATCGCGGCTTCGATATCGGTTCAGGAAAGATCCAGAAAGCTGAGATGCAGGGAGTGGAGCATCATCTGCTTTCCTTTCTGAGTCCCGATGAACCCTACAGCGTCTATGACTTTCAGAAACAGGCGCGGGCGGCGATCGATGACGTTTCGTCGCGGTCGCATCTTCCGATCATTGTCGGAGGAACCGGCCTCTATCTGAAGGCCTGTCTCTATGACTATGATTTTTCTTCGGAGGGGACGGATGATCTTCCACCCGCCGATCCGCAGCTGGAGGAAAAAACGACCGAGGAGCTGTATGAGATGTTGCGGGAAAGTGATCCGGTGCAGGCACAGATCATTCATCCCCATAACCGGCGGCGGATCCTTAGGTCATTGACGATTCAGAAGCGCACGGGGCAGAGACAGAGCGATCTTGTCGCGTCACAGGATCACCGCATGATCTATGACGCGATGATTGTCGGCTGTACGATGGAGCGTGAACTTCTGTATGCGCGGATCAATGCGCGGGTCCATGCGATGTTTGAGGCGGGACTGAAAGAGGAAGTGGACCGTCTTCTTGCCGGGGGTGTCGACTTTTCGATGCCGGCGATGCGCGGCATCGGCTATCAGGAGTTTCGGGGTTATTATGAAGGACAGATGACGCTGGACGAGGTGGAGGCGAAGATTCAGATGGACAGCCGCCACTATGCCAAGAAGCAGTATACGTGGCTGCGCCATCAGATGCCGGTGCACTGGTTCAATCCGCTGTCGGAAGAGGACCTGCGGCAGACACTGGAAGAGATCGACCGATGGAAGGAGAAACAGGATGAAGTCAATGCGTAG
- a CDS encoding ABC transporter permease, with protein MKKDGQIRKAFKKLFHNKLAAVCFFILLLELILVIFAPVFAKNDPNAQDIVNRLVPGFWASSNPKYSPDHWLGTDELGRDIWARLLYGGRISLRVGFTATAVGLVFGTFFGLLAGYYKKLDNIIMRFMDVLFTFPGILLALLIVAMLGVSVRNATIAISIWSIPSFARMVRGRVLQIKQEDYIAAIQSLGASDPVILFRHILPNTLSTIIVISTMRIAGAILSIATLSYLGVGVPVPNPEWGSMISSAKTQMYQAPYLIVIPGIAIVITVVCFNILGDKLRDILDPNLKD; from the coding sequence ATGAAAAAAGATGGTCAGATCCGCAAAGCCTTCAAAAAGCTGTTTCATAACAAACTTGCAGCGGTGTGCTTCTTTATTCTGCTGCTTGAGCTGATTCTTGTTATCTTCGCACCTGTATTTGCAAAGAATGATCCGAATGCGCAGGACATCGTGAACCGTCTGGTGCCGGGATTCTGGGCATCCTCCAATCCCAAGTATTCACCGGATCACTGGCTTGGGACCGATGAACTTGGCCGTGATATCTGGGCCCGCCTGCTGTATGGCGGAAGAATCTCATTGCGCGTTGGCTTTACCGCAACCGCCGTCGGCCTGGTATTTGGCACCTTTTTCGGTTTACTGGCAGGGTATTACAAGAAACTGGACAACATCATCATGCGCTTTATGGATGTGCTGTTTACGTTTCCGGGAATTCTGCTGGCACTGCTGATTGTTGCCATGCTCGGAGTCAGTGTCCGCAATGCGACAATCGCAATTTCCATCTGGTCCATTCCGAGCTTTGCACGCATGGTACGCGGCCGCGTACTCCAGATCAAGCAGGAAGACTATATTGCGGCCATACAGTCGCTTGGCGCCAGTGATCCTGTCATCTTGTTCCGCCATATTCTGCCGAATACACTGTCGACCATCATTGTCATCTCGACGATGCGGATTGCCGGCGCGATCCTGTCGATTGCGACGCTGTCCTATCTTGGGGTTGGCGTTCCGGTACCGAATCCTGAGTGGGGGTCGATGATTTCCTCGGCCAAAACGCAGATGTATCAGGCACCGTATCTGATTGTGATTCCGGGCATTGCCATCGTAATTACCGTTGTATGTTTCAACATTCTTGGCGATAAGCTGCGAGACATTCTGGATCCAAACCTGAAAGATTAA
- a CDS encoding Bax inhibitor-1/YccA family protein: MSEFNRDQTVYVNEQAGLKDYIVGVFTKMGIALLITAASAYGLYASNLIGRMAMSSPGILSMLYMLAIAVEFGIVIYLSSRLTTMSTNTATGLFYGYAVVTGLTFSTLFYAYDASTIAISFLFTAVVFFSCAIIGRFTNVDLSRFSGIMMGGLVALILVSILGMFIPAIGNSLLLSYVGILLFCGITAWDMQRIMSLYYQTNGGYGQTGANLAIYGAFELYLDFINLFLRILSVFGNRRRN, translated from the coding sequence ATGAGTGAATTCAACAGAGATCAAACTGTCTACGTCAATGAGCAGGCGGGATTAAAGGATTACATTGTTGGCGTCTTTACGAAAATGGGTATTGCGCTTTTGATTACAGCTGCTTCGGCATATGGCCTGTATGCGTCGAATCTGATTGGCCGCATGGCCATGAGCAGCCCTGGCATCCTGAGCATGCTGTATATGCTGGCAATTGCGGTTGAATTTGGCATTGTCATCTACCTCAGCAGCCGCTTGACAACCATGTCAACTAATACGGCGACCGGATTGTTCTATGGCTATGCCGTTGTAACGGGGCTGACCTTCTCGACACTGTTCTATGCCTATGATGCTTCAACGATTGCGATTTCCTTCCTGTTTACAGCGGTTGTATTCTTCAGCTGCGCCATTATCGGGCGCTTTACAAATGTGGATCTGAGCCGTTTTTCGGGAATCATGATGGGCGGTCTGGTTGCCCTGATTCTTGTCAGCATCCTTGGCATGTTTATTCCGGCCATCGGTAATTCGCTGCTGCTGTCGTATGTTGGCATTCTGTTATTCTGCGGCATTACAGCATGGGACATGCAGAGAATTATGAGCTTGTATTATCAGACCAACGGCGGCTATGGACAGACCGGTGCCAACCTTGCCATCTATGGCGCCTTTGAGCTGTACCTTGACTTCATTAACCTCTTCCTGCGTATTCTCTCGGTGTTCGGCAATCGCCGCCGCAACTGA
- a CDS encoding zinc ribbon domain-containing protein, producing the protein MRRKKTNMIRLMRIPLVECRLIGLQIAALAALYVLCQALPGIRRIFLFPVYLRRATLLFLAVLIVFELIGRHQANALRDRIRLKQMQNPHGSINEETFEPVDSSGSFFCSPHWLVYRRNGKVQLWHRDEIAQAMAYQENDAAPVSHKKLVLQIKGSQKPLFLKYDGIEKEETARTIDRWLAEPEAPAVQRVCPSCGTVNRAEDRFCSACGASLLEKHAAELIRPWYLLALIGALIVVIVIAL; encoded by the coding sequence ATGCGTAGGAAGAAAACGAATATGATTCGTCTGATGCGGATTCCCCTGGTGGAATGCCGCCTGATCGGTCTGCAGATTGCGGCTCTTGCGGCGTTGTATGTGCTGTGCCAGGCGCTGCCGGGCATTCGGCGTATCTTTCTGTTTCCCGTTTATTTACGAAGGGCGACGCTGCTTTTTCTGGCTGTGCTGATTGTGTTTGAGCTGATCGGCCGCCATCAGGCAAATGCGCTGCGGGATCGGATTCGCCTTAAGCAGATGCAGAATCCGCATGGATCGATCAATGAGGAGACATTTGAGCCGGTTGATTCCAGCGGTTCGTTCTTTTGTTCACCTCATTGGCTTGTTTATCGAAGAAACGGGAAGGTGCAGCTTTGGCACCGCGATGAGATTGCGCAGGCCATGGCATATCAGGAAAATGATGCGGCTCCCGTTTCCCATAAGAAACTGGTTCTTCAGATCAAAGGTTCGCAAAAACCGTTATTTCTGAAGTATGACGGTATTGAAAAAGAAGAGACGGCCAGGACCATTGATCGCTGGCTGGCCGAACCGGAGGCACCGGCTGTGCAGAGAGTATGTCCGAGCTGTGGAACCGTTAATCGCGCAGAGGATCGCTTCTGTTCCGCCTGCGGCGCTTCACTGTTGGAGAAACATGCGGCAGAATTGATCCGGCCATGGTATCTGCTGGCATTGATTGGTGCACTGATTGTGGTCATTGTGATCGCTTTGTGA